A part of Tardiphaga sp. vice304 genomic DNA contains:
- a CDS encoding ferritin-like domain-containing protein — protein sequence MAHTLSNDQIDQLKSLHTASIDARNGYQEALEDAEGRGLTTLFRDMIAVHNRHADELGAALTDAGEKPDEGGSFMSTVHRTIMSVRSLFDGLDESVLPGLIDGEERNVGKYEDAKKLGFPASLSGHLAKQRAELVDKIAAMKAWKVQAGV from the coding sequence ATGGCCCACACCCTTTCCAACGACCAGATCGATCAACTGAAATCGCTGCACACCGCGTCCATCGACGCGCGAAACGGATATCAGGAGGCTCTTGAGGACGCCGAGGGCCGGGGGCTCACGACGCTGTTCCGTGACATGATCGCCGTTCACAATCGTCATGCCGATGAACTGGGAGCCGCGCTGACGGACGCCGGCGAGAAACCCGATGAGGGCGGTTCGTTCATGAGCACGGTGCACCGCACGATCATGTCGGTGCGCTCGCTGTTCGACGGTCTGGACGAGAGTGTGCTGCCCGGCCTGATCGACGGCGAGGAGCGCAATGTCGGCAAGTACGAGGATGCCAAGAAGCTTGGCTTTCCAGCGTCACTGTCAGGCCATCTGGCGAAGCAGCGCGCCGAGCTGGTCGACAAGATTGCTGCGATGAAGGCCTGGAAGGTTCAGGCGGGGGTCTGA
- a CDS encoding carboxyl transferase domain-containing protein, with amino-acid sequence MSLRSTIDPGSIDFRRNVEAMQAQVAELRDKLGAVAGGGGEASTAKHRARGKMLARERVDLLIDPGTAFLELSPLAAHGLYGGDVHSASVVTGVGRVSGRECMIVANDATIKGGTYYPMTVKKHLRAQDIAMQNRLPCIYMVDSGGAFLPQQDEIFPDERHFGRIFYNQAQMSAAGIAQIAIVMGSCTAGGAYMPAMSDESIIVRNQGTIFLGGPPLVKAATGEVVTAEELGGADVHSRQSGVTDHYAQNDGHAIGIARRIVATLKQPERAALNMQPPRDPLYPADELYGVIPADARKPFDMHDIIARIVDGSEFDEFKKLYGTTLITGFAHIWGFPVGIIANNGILFSESSLKGAHFIELCCQRNIPLVFLQNITGFMVGKKYEAGGIARDGAKLVTAVATANVPKFTVVVGGSYGAGNYGMCGRAYSPRFLWMWPNARISVMGGEQAAMVLSTLRRDNIEAKGGSWSVEEEEAFRKPTRDQFESQGSPYYATARLWDDGVIDPVDTRLVLGLGLSASANAPIEPTRFGLFRM; translated from the coding sequence ATGTCGCTTCGCTCGACCATTGATCCCGGATCAATCGATTTCAGGCGCAACGTCGAGGCCATGCAGGCCCAGGTCGCCGAATTGCGTGACAAGCTCGGCGCGGTCGCCGGCGGCGGCGGCGAAGCTTCGACGGCCAAGCACCGGGCGCGCGGAAAAATGCTGGCGCGCGAGCGCGTCGATCTCTTGATCGATCCCGGTACCGCCTTCCTCGAATTGTCACCGCTGGCCGCCCACGGCCTCTATGGCGGCGACGTCCATTCCGCGAGCGTCGTCACCGGCGTCGGCCGGGTTTCGGGGCGCGAATGCATGATCGTGGCCAATGACGCCACCATCAAGGGCGGCACCTATTATCCGATGACCGTGAAGAAGCATTTACGCGCGCAGGATATCGCGATGCAGAACCGGCTGCCCTGCATCTACATGGTGGATTCCGGCGGCGCCTTTCTGCCGCAGCAGGACGAGATATTTCCCGACGAGCGCCACTTCGGCCGCATCTTCTACAATCAGGCGCAGATGTCGGCGGCCGGCATCGCCCAGATCGCCATCGTAATGGGCTCCTGCACCGCCGGCGGCGCCTACATGCCGGCGATGTCCGACGAGAGCATCATCGTGCGCAACCAGGGCACCATCTTCCTTGGCGGGCCGCCGCTGGTGAAGGCCGCGACTGGCGAGGTGGTCACCGCGGAAGAACTCGGCGGCGCCGACGTGCACTCGCGGCAGTCGGGGGTCACCGACCATTATGCGCAGAACGATGGCCACGCGATCGGCATTGCGCGAAGGATCGTGGCGACGCTGAAGCAGCCGGAGCGTGCCGCCTTGAACATGCAGCCGCCGCGCGATCCGCTGTATCCAGCGGACGAGCTCTACGGCGTGATCCCGGCGGACGCGCGAAAACCGTTCGACATGCATGACATCATCGCGCGGATCGTCGACGGCTCGGAGTTCGACGAGTTCAAGAAATTGTACGGCACGACGCTGATCACGGGCTTCGCGCATATCTGGGGTTTTCCGGTCGGCATCATCGCCAATAACGGCATCCTGTTCAGCGAGAGCTCGCTGAAGGGCGCGCACTTCATCGAGCTGTGCTGCCAGCGCAATATCCCGCTGGTGTTCCTGCAGAACATCACCGGCTTCATGGTCGGCAAGAAATACGAGGCCGGCGGCATCGCCCGCGACGGCGCCAAGCTGGTGACCGCGGTCGCCACCGCCAACGTGCCGAAATTTACCGTGGTCGTCGGCGGCTCCTACGGCGCCGGCAATTACGGCATGTGCGGTCGCGCCTACTCACCGCGCTTCCTGTGGATGTGGCCGAATGCCCGCATCTCGGTGATGGGCGGCGAGCAGGCCGCGATGGTGCTGAGTACGCTGCGCCGCGACAACATCGAGGCCAAGGGCGGCTCGTGGTCGGTCGAGGAAGAAGAAGCCTTCCGCAAGCCGACGCGCGACCAGTTTGAAAGTCAGGGCAGCCCGTATTACGCCACCGCGCGGCTGTGGGACGACGGCGTGATCGATCCCGTCGACACGCGACTGGTGCTGGGATTGGGCCTGTCGGCCTCGGCCAACGCGCCGATCGAGCCGACGCGCTTCGGCCTGTTCAGGATGTGA
- a CDS encoding gene transfer agent family protein, translating to MTDTNTTPKPMIWAGGEHAFSLNHPWVRNSLNLRGLAGDYGSTPAACFKRFEQGIFSSADVERVILLGLIGSGLSSNEAEALVDKFVRTRPVLDNSATAFSVLATLFTDAASLGEAA from the coding sequence ATGACTGACACCAACACCACGCCTAAGCCTATGATCTGGGCCGGCGGCGAGCACGCCTTTTCCCTCAATCACCCTTGGGTGCGGAACTCGCTAAATCTGCGGGGCTTGGCTGGAGACTACGGCAGCACACCGGCGGCGTGCTTCAAGCGCTTCGAGCAGGGCATCTTCAGTTCGGCAGACGTGGAGCGCGTCATCTTGCTCGGCTTGATCGGCTCTGGCCTCTCTTCCAACGAGGCCGAAGCGCTGGTCGATAAGTTCGTCCGCACCCGGCCGGTATTGGATAACAGCGCGACCGCATTTTCGGTGCTGGCGACGCTGTTCACCGATGCCGCAAGTCTAGGGGAGGCCGCGTAA
- a CDS encoding ETC complex I subunit — MTARIFKAAKNAMQAGLAKTREWQLDYEPEQARVIEPLMGWTSSGDMKQQLSLHFHSKEEAIAYCEREGIAYQVIEPRVRAPRTIAYSDNFAFRRSEPWTH; from the coding sequence ATGACCGCACGCATCTTCAAGGCCGCCAAGAACGCCATGCAGGCCGGGCTTGCCAAGACCCGCGAATGGCAGCTCGATTACGAGCCGGAGCAGGCGCGGGTGATCGAGCCCTTGATGGGATGGACCTCCTCGGGCGACATGAAGCAGCAATTGTCGCTGCATTTCCACAGCAAGGAAGAGGCGATCGCCTATTGCGAACGCGAAGGCATCGCCTATCAGGTGATCGAGCCCAGGGTGCGCGCGCCCCGCACCATCGCCTATTCCGACAATTTCGCGTTCCGGCGGTCCGAGCCCTGGACGCACTGA
- a CDS encoding site-specific integrase has protein sequence MSLGSNIARRSGSARYYARLGVPPDLQSVVMKKEYWKSLGTSDPKLAREKVLPVLIRWRAEFAELRRRREPTAADLQLAAWNLYEADLTYDSKERAGIATGQMVEDAKVALQTQITAGAVAWSDDPLVQLDATLELQVMSTEAQTATDSRAIRIKVLRNHLASGETALTEWAADDVIARDRLLIGKGTLAYRDLCQRLQRAELEYLLRAAERDSGNWGGTPSDPLVSPPDATIGKRFAAPGETILELHDRFAAEKRGSVTTDTWEQNRKILLLFVDFVGATSHVSAINKKAVRNWKHKLALWPVKALSIKAFDGLSFVKIIEANAIHKRPTISQNTINKYLSAIAGFAEWLLNHEYIEQDAMRGMFLSVDDERKGSSFSDSQLKTIFHSPLFKTCAGDGSEHLHGEIAVRDWRYWIPYICLYTGARLGEIAQLLTADVRLLHGVWIFHITREGSISKSTKTAGSQRVVPIHRELIRLGLIDYHSAMVALGHARLFPELQPDIRGFYSATPSRFLNRYFRKIGAKVDSSVNVHSLRHGMADAFRRCGYLDEQFGGPILGHAKETMTGRYGNLPEGILSERVKMIEAVSFPSLEN, from the coding sequence ATGTCACTCGGATCAAATATCGCCCGCCGGTCGGGCAGCGCCCGCTATTACGCACGCTTGGGCGTCCCGCCGGATCTCCAATCCGTGGTCATGAAGAAGGAATATTGGAAGTCGCTGGGCACCAGTGACCCAAAGCTGGCCCGTGAAAAAGTCCTGCCTGTTCTGATTCGATGGCGCGCTGAATTTGCGGAGTTGCGAAGGCGACGGGAGCCGACGGCGGCGGATTTGCAATTGGCCGCTTGGAACCTTTACGAGGCCGACCTGACCTACGACTCGAAAGAGAGAGCCGGTATCGCGACCGGCCAAATGGTAGAAGACGCCAAGGTTGCGTTGCAGACCCAGATTACCGCTGGGGCCGTGGCTTGGTCCGATGACCCGCTGGTCCAGTTGGATGCAACCCTAGAGCTGCAGGTCATGAGCACTGAGGCTCAGACGGCAACTGATTCGCGGGCGATTCGGATAAAGGTGCTGCGCAACCACCTGGCATCCGGTGAAACGGCTCTAACGGAATGGGCGGCAGACGACGTGATCGCCCGCGACCGGCTCCTGATCGGCAAGGGCACCCTCGCCTATCGCGATCTCTGCCAACGGCTGCAACGGGCCGAATTGGAATACCTACTGAGGGCGGCAGAGCGTGATTCGGGCAATTGGGGCGGAACGCCCTCCGATCCGTTGGTCAGCCCGCCCGACGCAACCATTGGCAAAAGGTTCGCGGCACCGGGCGAGACCATCTTGGAGCTTCATGACCGGTTCGCTGCCGAAAAGCGCGGCAGCGTCACTACCGACACTTGGGAGCAGAACCGCAAAATTTTGCTACTGTTCGTCGACTTTGTCGGCGCCACCTCGCACGTATCCGCCATCAATAAAAAGGCAGTCAGAAACTGGAAACACAAGCTGGCGCTCTGGCCGGTGAAGGCTCTGTCGATAAAAGCATTCGACGGACTGTCGTTCGTCAAAATCATTGAAGCGAACGCGATACACAAAAGGCCGACCATCAGCCAAAATACGATCAACAAATACCTGTCGGCAATCGCGGGGTTTGCTGAATGGCTGCTCAACCATGAGTACATTGAGCAGGACGCCATGCGCGGCATGTTCCTGTCGGTTGACGACGAGAGAAAAGGTTCTTCATTCTCGGATAGCCAGCTTAAGACGATATTCCACTCGCCGCTTTTCAAGACTTGTGCCGGCGATGGTAGCGAGCATTTGCATGGCGAGATTGCGGTTCGAGACTGGCGATATTGGATTCCCTACATCTGCCTCTACACGGGCGCCCGGCTTGGTGAGATCGCTCAGCTTCTGACGGCCGATGTTCGACTACTGCACGGCGTTTGGATTTTTCATATCACGCGCGAAGGCTCAATCTCCAAGTCGACTAAAACAGCCGGGTCACAGCGCGTCGTCCCGATCCATAGAGAGCTGATCAGGCTTGGCTTGATTGACTATCACAGCGCCATGGTTGCGCTCGGTCACGCGAGGCTGTTTCCAGAACTGCAGCCCGATATTCGAGGCTTCTACTCGGCAACCCCTTCCCGCTTTTTGAACCGCTACTTTCGCAAAATCGGCGCTAAGGTCGATAGCTCGGTCAACGTGCACAGCCTACGGCACGGCATGGCCGATGCTTTCCGCCGCTGTGGCTATCTAGACGAACAGTTTGGCGGTCCTATACTAGGCCATGCGAAAGAGACGATGACCGGGCGATATGGCAACCTGCCTGAAGGCATCCTAAGCGAGCGCGTCAAGATGATTGAGGCGGTGTCGTTTCCTTCTTTGGAAAACTAA
- a CDS encoding OpgC domain-containing protein, whose translation MEINATLPPKGRDLRLDLFRGIANWAIFLDHIPDNVVNWVTTRNYGFSDAADLFVFISGYTASFVYAKMMLERGFIVGATRLFKRVWQLYVAHVILFVIYIAAIGYVAQRYNDPDIINEFNVAGLVDNPIQTLSQGLLLKFKPLNLDVLPLYVILMGFFPPVLWLMLRKPDLTMLGSLALYFAARQFGWNLSAYPSGEWYFNPYTWQLLFVFGAWFALGGAVESRSVIKSKVLLYFGVAYLLFSLVMTMAGRFPDYGHMMPDWLFDAFNPNDKTNLAPYRVLHFVIIAFFVTRFVPKEWRGLEWRVFQPLIKCGQQSLAVFCVGVFLSFVGHFLLMMSSGSLASQIFVSAAGLALMTLVAYYISWSKKQDKPLPKPAAAVAPATTTSATSASATTDPKQG comes from the coding sequence ATGGAAATAAACGCCACACTCCCCCCGAAGGGCCGCGACCTCCGGCTGGACCTGTTCCGCGGCATCGCCAACTGGGCGATTTTCCTCGACCACATCCCGGACAACGTCGTCAACTGGGTCACCACCCGGAATTACGGCTTTTCGGACGCGGCCGATCTGTTCGTGTTCATTTCCGGCTACACCGCCTCCTTCGTCTACGCCAAGATGATGCTGGAGCGCGGCTTCATCGTCGGCGCGACCCGGCTGTTCAAGCGGGTCTGGCAGCTTTACGTCGCCCACGTCATCCTGTTCGTGATCTATATCGCCGCCATCGGCTATGTCGCGCAGCGCTACAATGACCCCGACATCATCAACGAATTCAACGTCGCCGGCCTCGTCGACAATCCGATCCAGACCCTCAGCCAGGGCCTGCTGCTCAAGTTCAAGCCGCTCAATCTGGACGTGCTGCCGCTCTACGTCATATTGATGGGCTTCTTTCCCCCAGTGCTGTGGCTGATGCTGCGCAAGCCGGACCTCACCATGCTGGGGTCGCTGGCGCTGTACTTTGCCGCGCGGCAGTTCGGCTGGAACCTGTCCGCCTATCCGTCCGGCGAGTGGTATTTCAACCCCTATACCTGGCAGTTGCTGTTCGTGTTCGGCGCCTGGTTCGCGCTCGGCGGCGCCGTCGAATCGCGCTCGGTAATCAAGTCGAAGGTGCTGCTGTATTTCGGCGTCGCCTATCTGCTGTTTTCGCTGGTGATGACGATGGCCGGCCGGTTTCCGGACTACGGCCACATGATGCCGGACTGGCTGTTCGATGCCTTCAACCCGAACGACAAGACCAATCTCGCACCGTACCGCGTGCTGCACTTCGTCATCATCGCGTTCTTCGTGACGCGCTTCGTGCCCAAGGAATGGCGCGGGCTGGAATGGCGCGTGTTCCAGCCGCTGATCAAATGCGGCCAGCAGTCGCTCGCCGTATTCTGCGTCGGCGTGTTCCTGTCCTTCGTCGGCCACTTCCTGCTGATGATGAGCTCGGGCTCGCTGGCCTCGCAGATCTTCGTCAGCGCCGCCGGCCTCGCGCTGATGACGCTGGTGGCCTATTACATCTCGTGGTCCAAGAAGCAGGACAAGCCGCTGCCTAAGCCGGCCGCTGCCGTGGCGCCAGCGACCACGACGTCGGCGACCAGCGCGTCGGCGACAACCGATCCAAAGCAAGGCTGA
- a CDS encoding toll/interleukin-1 receptor domain-containing protein, giving the protein MSNKHYLPSKLPSYFRRLDLEYVRAGRVLDHELIQSAKIAINEEITADGWNGGTYGHAVLLFLPESVLSRIPFAEQNNIANRLKEDLNVCSAAIENEYVEAVIIELADEADPDFQRATNLASVVAVNPDTVAFWKKGFVRLFVSHRDTKKIDARALADCLEQYGVSAFVAHDTIQPMSTWQREIEKGLATMELMLVFLTDDFHASAWTNQEVGYALGKGIPIITVKVDSKDPIGFIADKQAMKGRANQPSETARRIIDIIANNLGQKTRFHEMLLSAFLAAPHWDAARDRFNTLQSFVDFLDDAQFASIQAGFKNNDQLHNSIYLTNQNRRLEKFLEKATGKSIKVNGRNIEVVTNVDDDLPF; this is encoded by the coding sequence GTGTCTAACAAGCATTATCTGCCTTCGAAGCTGCCGTCTTACTTTCGCCGACTGGACTTGGAGTATGTGCGTGCCGGTCGCGTTCTAGACCACGAATTGATACAGTCTGCAAAGATCGCGATAAACGAAGAGATCACCGCAGACGGCTGGAACGGCGGCACATACGGTCACGCCGTTCTGCTTTTTCTGCCGGAGAGCGTCTTAAGCAGGATCCCATTCGCCGAACAGAATAACATCGCAAATCGCCTGAAGGAGGACTTAAACGTCTGCTCGGCTGCGATAGAAAATGAATATGTCGAAGCGGTAATAATCGAATTGGCGGACGAAGCCGATCCTGACTTTCAGCGAGCAACTAATCTGGCCAGCGTCGTGGCAGTAAACCCTGACACCGTGGCTTTCTGGAAAAAGGGCTTCGTTCGCCTTTTTGTGAGTCACAGGGATACAAAAAAAATCGATGCCCGGGCGCTTGCTGATTGTCTGGAACAGTACGGTGTGAGCGCCTTCGTTGCCCATGACACCATCCAACCTATGTCTACATGGCAACGGGAAATCGAAAAGGGCCTTGCAACGATGGAGCTAATGTTGGTGTTCCTCACCGACGATTTCCACGCCAGCGCCTGGACAAATCAAGAGGTTGGATATGCCCTGGGCAAGGGTATCCCTATAATTACCGTAAAAGTGGATAGTAAAGACCCGATTGGATTTATTGCAGATAAACAAGCAATGAAGGGGAGAGCAAATCAGCCGAGCGAGACAGCTCGAAGAATTATCGACATTATAGCCAATAACCTTGGCCAAAAAACCAGATTTCACGAAATGCTGCTTTCAGCGTTTCTAGCGGCCCCGCATTGGGACGCAGCCCGAGATCGATTTAACACCTTGCAGTCTTTCGTTGACTTTTTAGACGATGCGCAATTCGCTTCTATACAAGCCGGGTTCAAAAATAACGATCAATTGCACAACAGCATTTACCTCACGAACCAAAACCGTCGCCTAGAAAAATTCCTCGAAAAAGCAACCGGAAAGTCGATTAAAGTGAACGGCCGAAACATAGAAGTAGTTACAAATGTGGACGATGACCTCCCGTTTTAG
- a CDS encoding L,D-transpeptidase family protein, with the protein MKRTLVLMSALLAPGGIEAAPGQVTSGGPLAPLAASAPAEQPSAPSAAPATKAATVPSAKPAATSKPAAVKPSGTTAAIQAVVNAPVQPAVAPLEQPPAAPSAAAPATTPAKPADKAASNAPVATPESRSAALLAQSSEPTFDAGSAQRIGEAIDAYSTIAKLGGWPQIPAEAKFALGSAGAHDEMLRLRLVMTGDLAPSEAKGPYNAGLAAGVKRFQARHGLATTGTIGPRTLTALNVPVEKRIQQLEASLQRIAAIGFRFGQRYVVVNLPAAFAEAVENDKVVRRYRVILGKADKPSPTVTAEINNVNLNPTWTVPASITKNEIAAHMRKDPTYLSRLHMQVLDFKENVLDPASIDWAAEKLPNIFVRQEPGSWNALGQLKIDMPNAYAVYMHDTNQKNLFSEDVRFESHGCVRVDNVRDLAAWLLQETPNWERPQIDAAIATGVKQSVKLEKKVPVAWIYLTAWMTRDQIVQFRGDVYDQDAQLVEATAEEKAFFDQAAKSRTN; encoded by the coding sequence ATGAAGCGGACCCTGGTTTTGATGAGCGCCTTGCTGGCCCCGGGCGGCATCGAGGCCGCACCCGGCCAGGTTACCTCGGGCGGCCCCTTGGCGCCGCTGGCCGCCAGCGCACCTGCCGAACAGCCGTCGGCTCCGAGCGCCGCGCCTGCTACCAAGGCTGCGACGGTGCCGTCTGCCAAGCCTGCAGCAACTTCCAAACCCGCCGCAGTGAAGCCGTCTGGTACTACGGCGGCCATCCAGGCCGTGGTGAACGCGCCGGTTCAGCCCGCGGTCGCGCCGCTCGAACAACCGCCCGCGGCGCCCTCGGCTGCGGCCCCCGCAACAACACCGGCCAAGCCTGCCGACAAGGCGGCATCGAACGCCCCGGTCGCCACGCCGGAAAGCCGCTCGGCGGCCTTGCTCGCGCAATCCTCCGAGCCCACCTTCGATGCCGGATCCGCGCAGCGGATCGGCGAGGCGATCGACGCCTATTCCACGATCGCCAAACTCGGCGGCTGGCCGCAGATTCCGGCCGAGGCGAAATTCGCGCTGGGCAGCGCCGGCGCGCATGACGAGATGCTGCGGCTGCGTCTGGTGATGACCGGCGATCTGGCGCCGTCGGAAGCCAAGGGACCCTACAACGCCGGACTGGCTGCCGGCGTGAAGCGTTTCCAGGCGCGACACGGCCTCGCCACCACCGGGACGATCGGCCCGCGGACGCTGACCGCGCTCAACGTGCCGGTCGAGAAGCGGATCCAGCAGCTCGAGGCCTCGTTGCAACGCATCGCCGCGATCGGCTTCCGCTTCGGCCAGCGCTACGTCGTCGTCAATCTGCCCGCGGCCTTTGCCGAGGCGGTCGAGAATGACAAGGTGGTGCGACGCTACCGCGTCATCCTCGGCAAGGCCGACAAGCCGTCGCCGACGGTCACCGCCGAGATCAACAACGTCAATTTGAACCCGACCTGGACCGTGCCGGCCTCGATCACCAAGAACGAGATCGCCGCGCATATGCGCAAGGATCCGACCTATCTCAGCCGGTTGCACATGCAGGTGCTGGACTTCAAGGAGAACGTGCTCGATCCCGCCAGCATCGACTGGGCGGCGGAGAAGCTGCCGAACATCTTCGTGCGCCAGGAGCCCGGCTCCTGGAACGCGCTCGGGCAGTTGAAGATCGACATGCCGAACGCCTATGCGGTCTACATGCACGATACCAACCAGAAGAATTTGTTCAGCGAGGACGTCCGGTTCGAATCGCACGGCTGCGTGCGCGTCGACAATGTCCGCGATCTCGCGGCCTGGCTGCTGCAGGAGACGCCGAACTGGGAGCGCCCGCAGATCGACGCGGCGATCGCCACGGGCGTGAAGCAGAGCGTCAAGCTAGAAAAGAAGGTTCCGGTCGCCTGGATCTATCTCACCGCTTGGATGACGCGCGACCAGATCGTGCAATTCCGCGGTGACGTCTACGACCAGGATGCCCAGCTCGTCGAAGCGACGGCGGAAGAGAAGGCGTTCTTCGACCAGGCGGCAAAGAGCCGGACGAACTGA
- a CDS encoding DUF4062 domain-containing protein, translating into MQTKYQIFVSSTFRDLIDERQDALKSILDLGHIPAGMEGFPAIDMEQLKYIKKVIDECDYYVLIIGARYGSTGVDGISFTEKEYEYAVESGKVVLAFVHEDTSILPMAKVETDPEAVAKLAEFRSRVVTGRIVREWQNRESLKYAILTSLVAAISEQPAVGWIRASAAASEDLLAQINELRLRNEELLKLTSRLKSELKPQIGNIASLDAPYQVQHYYLDRGAHRNGYSTMTWRQIFSGVGPDIVKPRSPAVIAISLSKFMEEKRFSSRKVFLQAATVNQIKIQLSALGLIRNFQGNNTEGAISEWIQITELGSRILYETMVIKASGANVVDDELASSDLPVAVVEE; encoded by the coding sequence ATGCAAACCAAGTATCAAATTTTCGTATCATCGACATTTCGCGATCTAATTGACGAGCGCCAAGATGCATTAAAATCGATACTCGATTTGGGTCACATTCCGGCTGGGATGGAAGGTTTCCCGGCTATTGATATGGAGCAGCTCAAATATATCAAGAAGGTTATCGATGAATGTGACTACTACGTTTTAATCATTGGCGCTCGCTACGGCTCGACTGGAGTCGACGGAATAAGCTTTACTGAAAAAGAATACGAGTATGCGGTTGAATCGGGCAAGGTGGTCCTAGCATTCGTGCATGAAGATACGTCAATTTTGCCGATGGCAAAGGTTGAGACTGATCCTGAGGCTGTCGCAAAACTTGCCGAATTTCGATCACGGGTGGTGACCGGCCGAATAGTCAGGGAATGGCAAAATCGAGAGAGCCTCAAATACGCGATCTTGACCTCCTTAGTTGCGGCAATCTCGGAGCAGCCTGCAGTAGGGTGGATTAGAGCAAGCGCCGCAGCGAGTGAAGACCTGCTGGCACAAATCAACGAGCTTCGACTCCGCAACGAAGAGCTTCTCAAGTTAACGTCTCGGCTGAAAAGCGAACTGAAGCCGCAGATTGGTAACATCGCCTCTCTCGATGCTCCATATCAAGTGCAGCATTATTATTTAGATAGAGGTGCGCATCGAAATGGTTATTCAACAATGACGTGGAGACAAATTTTTTCTGGAGTTGGTCCAGACATTGTCAAGCCAAGATCTCCGGCAGTCATTGCAATAAGCTTGTCAAAATTCATGGAGGAGAAACGGTTCTCCAGCAGGAAAGTATTTCTCCAAGCCGCGACGGTAAATCAGATCAAAATACAATTGTCCGCGCTTGGCTTGATACGTAATTTTCAGGGAAACAATACGGAAGGTGCAATCAGCGAATGGATTCAAATTACAGAACTCGGAAGTCGGATTCTGTATGAGACGATGGTTATCAAGGCGTCCGGCGCCAACGTTGTCGATGATGAATTAGCATCATCGGACTTGCCTGTTGCCGTTGTCGAAGAATGA